From the Gasterosteus aculeatus chromosome 13, fGasAcu3.hap1.1, whole genome shotgun sequence genome, one window contains:
- the LOC120831133 gene encoding G-protein coupled receptor-associated protein LMBRD2B isoform X2 yields MQSYARSGAFSRVGKIKTALIENAIYYGTYLLIFISLLVYVAAHPQWKFTWTELQTIGITAANTWGLFLLVLLLGYGLVEIPRSYWLASSHGYLLAKTYFKAAKVATEKVAAEENLADVMEEVAGVHESVRYNHCLRKCVDTIITKCPSEYKEELGRTVESSGGEQNVPPTKRGLIKLHKKVISAVQSHGQTQVQWSILLEEAFHLEDVAKSQSSPIRQFIHSSPSERHASWIHRFIYTPTVEWYWECVLRQGFYRLLAVLLCLLSAAVVWSECTFFTTHPVLSLFAVFVQMAEKKHNYICIEMVCFVSILFLCVCVYSTVFRIRVFNYYYLVPHHQTDAYSLQFSGMLFCRLTPPLCLNFLGLIHMDSAISHQDRIQTSYTSIMGSMRVLYFISDGFYIYYPMLVLLLCFATFYSLGSRCLNLLGFHQYITDDHLTADLVDEGRELIRRERRKIQKAEDGENRRWAWRERYGVHGATGKTRAGYTELNDDQSSRVTEIQSSAVTFTRQDGEDVEQKRGLLRDHSSDEDSPNRRPTGGRYLSLSPPRTGIFDDV; encoded by the exons ATGCAGTCGTATGCACGGTCGGGAGCTTTCTCCAGAGTTGGGAAGATTAAAACAGCGCTCATTGAAAATGCCATTTATTATGGCACCTACCTCCTTATTTTCATCTCTCTGCTCGTCTACGTGGCCGCTCACCCACAGTGGAAATTCACATG GACAGAGCTCCAGACCATCGGCATCACAGCCGCCAACACCTGGGGCCTCTTCCTTCTGGTGCTTTTGCTCGGCTATGGCTTGGTGGAGATCCCGCGCTCCTATTGGCTCGCGTCGTCACATGGTTACCTGCTGGCCAAGACCTACTTCAAGGCAGCTAAAGTTGCTACTGAGAAGGTGGCGGCAGAGGAGAATCTGGCAGATGTTATGGAG GAGGTGGCAGGAGTACATGAATCTGTCCGGTACAACCACTGCCTCAGGAAGTGTGTGGACACCATCATTACAAAG TGTCCCTCTGAGTATAAAGAAGAGTTGGGAAGAACCGTGGAAAGCTCCGGTGGTGAGCAGAATGTCCCTCCCACCAAAAGAGGCTTGATTAAGCTGCATAAAAAA gtcatctctgCTGTGCAGAGTCACGGCCAGACTCAGGTTCAGTGGTCCATCTTGTTAGAAGAGGCCTTTCATCTAGAAGATGTGGCTAAAAGCCAGAGCAGCCCGATCCGACAGTTCATCCACAGCTCCCCGTCAGAACGCCACGCCAGCTGGATCCATAGGTTCATCTACACTCCCACTGTGG AGTGGTACTGGGAGTGTGTGCTCAGGCAGGGCTTCTACAGGCTCCTGGCGGTTCTCCTGTGTCTGCTCTCTGCAGCGGTTGTTTGGTCCGAGTGCACCTTCTTCACGACACACCCGGTCCTCTCCCTCTTCGCTGTCTTTGTTCAGATGGCTGAAAAAAAGCACAACTACATTTGCATTGAG ATGGTGTGCTTCGTCAGTAtcctcttcctgtgtgtctgcgtctacTCCACAGTGTTCAGGATACGAGTCTTCAACTACTACTACCTGGTGCCACATCACCAGACTGATGCTTACAGCCTGCAGTTCAGCGGCAT GCTCTTTTGTCGTCTGACCCCTCCTTTGTGCCTTAACTTTCTGGGCCTGATTCACATGGACTCCGCCATCTCGCACCAGGACAGAATACAGACGTCCTACACCTCC ATCATGGGCTCTATGCGTGTGCTGTATTTTATATCGGATGGTTTCTACATCTATTATCCTATGCTGGTATTGCTGCTCTGCTTTGCAACTTTTTACAG CCTGGGTTCTCGCTGTTTGAACCTCCTGGGCTTCCATCAGTACATCACTGACGACCACTTAACCGCTGACCTGGTGGACGAAGGCAGGGAACTCATCAGAAGAG aaagaaggaaaatacaGAAAGCTGAGGATGGAGAAAACCGAAGATGG GCCTGGAGGGAGCGGTATGGCGTTCATGGGGCCACTGGGAAAACAAGAGCCGGTTACACAGAGTTGAACGATGACCAGAGCAGCCGTGTCACAGAGATCCAGAGCAGTG ccGTCACATTCACCAGACAAGACGGAgaggatgtggagcagaagagagGCTTACTGCGAGATCATTCCAGTGATGAAGACTCACCAAACCGAAG ACCCACAGGAGGGCGTTACCTTTCTCTGTCCCCTCCTCGGACAGGCATCTTTGACGATGTTTGA
- the LOC120831052 gene encoding excitatory amino acid transporter 1 — translation MVQSNGENAQRNQRGLHQIRSAIQTRSLLAKKRVENITKSDVKGFFTRNAFVLLTVAAVILGIALGFALRPYKLSYREVKYFSFPGELLMRMLQMLVLPLLVSSLITGMAALDGRASGRMGMRAVIYYTTTTVIAVFIGIVLVLIIHPGKGSKDEFIKQPIEQINPADAFLDLIRNMFPPNIVEACTKQFKTQYAKRVVHVTMTVNDTVFTLNGSQVITREEMIPVPGLVNGVNALGLVVFSICFGLIIGGMREKGQPLKDFFDCLNEVIMRLVAIIMWYAPIGILFLIAGKIVEMDDIADMGGQLGMYTVTVICGLLIHAVIVLPTLYFLVTRKNPFVFIAGLLQALITALGTSSSSATLPITFKCLEENNKVDKRVTRFVLPVGATINMDGTALYEALAAIFIAQVNDYDLNFGQILTISITATAASIGAAGIPQAGLVTMVIVLTSVGLPTDDITLIIAVDWFLDRLRTTTNVLGDSIGAGIVEHLSRHELQKDPEVGNSVVEEVNKKPYRLICQENECDRERPVDSETKM, via the exons ATGGTTCAGAGCAACGGGGAGAACGCACAAAGGAACCAAAGAGGTCTCCACCAGATCCGGTCCGCGATCCAGACCCGGTCCCTGTTGGCCAAGAAGAGAGTGGAGAACATCACCAAGAGTGATGTGAAGGGATTTTTCACTCGAAATGCCTTTGTCCTCTTAACCGTCGCTGCTGTAATTCTTG GCATTGCACTTGGATTTGCCCTGCGACCTTATAAGTTGTCTTACCGCGAGGTGAAGTACTTCTCCTTCCCCGGGGAGCTGCTGATGCGAATGCTTCAGATGCTGGTTCTGCCCCTGCTTGTTTCCAGCCTCATCACAG GTATGGCCGCTCTGGATGGCCGTGCTTCTGGGAGAATGGGGATGAGGGCGGTGATCTACTACACCACCACGACCGTCATTGCCGTGTTCATCGGTATCGTCCTGGTTCTCATCATCCACCCTGGAAAAGGATCAAAGGATGAGTTCATCAAACAGCCGATTGAGCAGATCAACCCAGCCGATGCCTTCCTGGACCTCATCAG aAACATGTTTCCTCCGAATATTGTGGAGGCTTGCACCAAACAG TTCAAGACGCAGTATGCCAAGAGAGTAGTCCACGTGACGATGACAGTGAACGACACAGTATTCACACTCAACGGCAGCCAGGTGATCACCCGGGAGGAGATGATCCCAGTCCCGGGGTTGGTTAATGGGGTCAACGCGCTGGGCCTGGTGGTGTTCTCCATCTGCTTCGGTCTGATCATCGGGGGCATGAGGGAGAAGGGCCAGCCCCTCAAGGACTTCTTTGACTGTCTCAATGAAGTCATCATGAGGCTGGTCGCCATAATCATGTG GTACGCCCCCATTGGTATCCTGTTCCTGATTGCCGGGAAGATCGTGGAGATGGACGACATCGCAGACATGGGCGGCCAGCTGGGAATGTACACGGTGACAGTCATTTGCGGCCTGCTCATCCACGCCGTAATTGTCCTGCCGACGCTCTACTTCCTCGTCACCAGGAAGAACCCTTTTGTTTTTATCGCCGGGCTGCTGCAGGCTCTCATCACTGCCCTGGGAACATCTTCAAG TTCGGCCACGCTGCCCATCACTTTTAAATGcctggaggaaaacaacaagGTGGATAAGCGCGTCACCCGTTTTGTGCTCCCTGTCGGCGCCACCATAAACATGGACGGCACTGCGTTATATGAAGCCCTGGCTGCCATCTTTATTGCTCAGGTCAACGATTACGACCTTAACTTTGGACAAATTCTCACCATCAG TATCACGGCTACAGCAGCAAGTATTGGAGCAGCTGGAATCCCTCAGGCAGGGCTGGTCACCATGGTGATAGTGCTAACGTCTGTAGGCCTTcccactgatgacatcacactcaTCATTGCAGTCGATTGGTTCCT GGACCGATTGCGCACCACCACCAACGTCCTCGGAGACTCCATCGGTGCAGGTATAGTGGAACATCTGTCTCGCCACGAGTTGCAGAAGGACCCCGAGGTGGGCAActcggtggtggaggaggtaaACAAGAAGCCGTACCGGCTCATCTGCCAGGAGAATGAGTGTGATAGAGAGAGGCCCGTTGACAGCGAGACCAAGATGTAG
- the golm1 gene encoding Golgi membrane protein 1, with amino-acid sequence MGGLVNGRRGGRSPPLMIGALIACILVLGFNYWVSSSRNLELQTKLYELEGQVRRGAAERGATELKKNEFQEEILRQKEQISHIESLYKRQLEGSQNTCSQEKGTLQQNVSSTTKKIQELKGQFNQVNDDLGKLQKELQSCHGNIKTLTNKLTYDMTHCQSQVLAQKELCDERLAAAKLEVQKKMDKLTLASVLSPQETAGTTKEGKTVMTEVDAAKTVTVVSQMPSLSQPKGSDPPELLTNEIIVNKGPDAQVDLPLQDLSKVESQSAPSAAAVQQDFLLAPEQAVKTEEEETETETETDTREPLKNNLTEDRELQVMDAHEEGARTEEADPGLDGLLIGRERAAESPIGQKLLEPEEYDADEEVDLSDVDLEKQQQQQQQRKHTETIDKDMEEELADYNGDDDNEGEFEADKQAELAQI; translated from the exons ATGGGTGGTCTGGTAAACGGTCGTCGTGGAGGAAGGTCCCCCCCTCTAATGATTGGCGCTCTTATTGCCTGTATCCTGGTCCTGGGCTTCAACTACTGGGTGTCGAGCTCCCGCAACCTGGAGCTACAA ACTAAGCTGTATGAGTTGGAAGGCCAAGTGCGACGTGGAGCAGCAGAGCGAGGAGCAACAGAGTTGAAGAAGAATGAATTCCAAGAAGAGATCCTGAGACAGAAGGAACAGATCAGCCACATAGAAAGCCTCTATAAGAGACAGCTAGAAGGATCTCAGAACACCTGCAGCCAAGAGAAG GGCACACTGCAGCAGAacgtctcctccaccaccaaaaAGATCCAGGAACTCAAAG GTCAGTTTAATCAGGTAAATGATGACCTGGGAAAGCTTCAGAAGGAGCTACagagttgccatggcaacatcaAAACCCTCACCAACAAACTCACCTACGACAT GACCCATTGTCAGTCCCAGGTCCTGGCTCAGAAGGAGTTGTGTGATGAGAGACTGGCTGCTGCTAAACTTGAAGTTCAGAAGAAAATGGATAAGCTCACTTTAGCCTCGGTTCTCTCCCCACAG GAAACAGCTGGAACAACTAAAGAGGGCAAAACAGTAATGACTGAGGTTGATGCGGCTAAAACAGTAACTGTTGTGAGCCAAATGCCCAGCCTCTCTCAGCCCAAAGGAAGTGATCCACCTGAACTACTGACCAATGAGATCATCGTAAACAAAG GCCCCGATGCCCAGGTAGACCTGCCTCTGCAGGACCTCTCCAAGGTAGAGTCCCAGTCTGCTCCCTCAGCTGCTGCAGTCCAGCAGGACTTTTTGCTAGCACCAGAGCAAGCTGTcaaaacagaggaggaggagaccgaGACAGAGACCGAGACCGACACCAGGGAGCCGTTGAAGAATAACCTGACCGAGGATAGAGAGCTGCAAGTGATGGATGCTCACGAGGAGGGCGCTCGGACAGAAG AGGCAGACCCGGGGCTGGACGGCCTGCTGATTGGCCGGGAGAGGGCAGCTGAGAGTCCTATTGGTCAGAAACTATTGGAGCCGGAAGAATATGATGCCGACGAGGAAGTTGATTTGAGTGACGTTGATTtggagaaacaacaacaacagcagcagcagcgtaaACACACTGAAACTATAG ACaaggacatggaggaggagctggctgactATAACGGAGACGATGACAACGAAGGCGAGTTTGAAGCCGACAAACAAGCTGAGCTGGCTCAAATCTAA
- the LOC120831133 gene encoding G-protein coupled receptor-associated protein LMBRD2B isoform X1: MSGAALAVVVVVVFLLALYLLQRYGDLRRQQRMVLLGTLLSWYLCFLIVFILPLDVSTTIYKQCILDNAIHPTSVTQERRTNQTDDNSAVNPTDSILKVCEEPWSYIPDAILPVFWRVVYWTSQFLTWLLLPFMQSYARSGAFSRVGKIKTALIENAIYYGTYLLIFISLLVYVAAHPQWKFTWTELQTIGITAANTWGLFLLVLLLGYGLVEIPRSYWLASSHGYLLAKTYFKAAKVATEKVAAEENLADVMEEVAGVHESVRYNHCLRKCVDTIITKCPSEYKEELGRTVESSGGEQNVPPTKRGLIKLHKKVISAVQSHGQTQVQWSILLEEAFHLEDVAKSQSSPIRQFIHSSPSERHASWIHRFIYTPTVEWYWECVLRQGFYRLLAVLLCLLSAAVVWSECTFFTTHPVLSLFAVFVQMAEKKHNYICIEMVCFVSILFLCVCVYSTVFRIRVFNYYYLVPHHQTDAYSLQFSGMLFCRLTPPLCLNFLGLIHMDSAISHQDRIQTSYTSIMGSMRVLYFISDGFYIYYPMLVLLLCFATFYSLGSRCLNLLGFHQYITDDHLTADLVDEGRELIRRERRKIQKAEDGENRRWAWRERYGVHGATGKTRAGYTELNDDQSSRVTEIQSSAVTFTRQDGEDVEQKRGLLRDHSSDEDSPNRRPTGGRYLSLSPPRTGIFDDV; the protein is encoded by the exons ATGAGTGGTGCCGCGCtggctgtggtggtggtggtggttttcCTCCTGGCCCTCTACCTCCTGCAGCGCTATGGGGATTTGCGCAGGCAGCAGCGCATGGTCCTCTTGGGGACGCTGCTGTCGTGGTACCTCTGCTTCCTCATCGTCTTCATCCTGCCGCTCGACGTCAGCACG ACCATCTACAAGCAGTGCATTCTGGACAATGCAATCCACCCGACTTCCGTAACTCAAGAGAGACGCACTAATCAGACAGACGACAACTCTGCTGTTAATCCGACTGACAG TATCTTAAAGGTGTGCGAGGAGCCGTGGAGTTACATACCAGATGCCATCTTGCCGGTGTTCTGGAGGGTTGTATACTGGACGTCCCAGTTTCTTACTTG gctGCTGTTGCCTTTCATGCAGTCGTATGCACGGTCGGGAGCTTTCTCCAGAGTTGGGAAGATTAAAACAGCGCTCATTGAAAATGCCATTTATTATGGCACCTACCTCCTTATTTTCATCTCTCTGCTCGTCTACGTGGCCGCTCACCCACAGTGGAAATTCACATG GACAGAGCTCCAGACCATCGGCATCACAGCCGCCAACACCTGGGGCCTCTTCCTTCTGGTGCTTTTGCTCGGCTATGGCTTGGTGGAGATCCCGCGCTCCTATTGGCTCGCGTCGTCACATGGTTACCTGCTGGCCAAGACCTACTTCAAGGCAGCTAAAGTTGCTACTGAGAAGGTGGCGGCAGAGGAGAATCTGGCAGATGTTATGGAG GAGGTGGCAGGAGTACATGAATCTGTCCGGTACAACCACTGCCTCAGGAAGTGTGTGGACACCATCATTACAAAG TGTCCCTCTGAGTATAAAGAAGAGTTGGGAAGAACCGTGGAAAGCTCCGGTGGTGAGCAGAATGTCCCTCCCACCAAAAGAGGCTTGATTAAGCTGCATAAAAAA gtcatctctgCTGTGCAGAGTCACGGCCAGACTCAGGTTCAGTGGTCCATCTTGTTAGAAGAGGCCTTTCATCTAGAAGATGTGGCTAAAAGCCAGAGCAGCCCGATCCGACAGTTCATCCACAGCTCCCCGTCAGAACGCCACGCCAGCTGGATCCATAGGTTCATCTACACTCCCACTGTGG AGTGGTACTGGGAGTGTGTGCTCAGGCAGGGCTTCTACAGGCTCCTGGCGGTTCTCCTGTGTCTGCTCTCTGCAGCGGTTGTTTGGTCCGAGTGCACCTTCTTCACGACACACCCGGTCCTCTCCCTCTTCGCTGTCTTTGTTCAGATGGCTGAAAAAAAGCACAACTACATTTGCATTGAG ATGGTGTGCTTCGTCAGTAtcctcttcctgtgtgtctgcgtctacTCCACAGTGTTCAGGATACGAGTCTTCAACTACTACTACCTGGTGCCACATCACCAGACTGATGCTTACAGCCTGCAGTTCAGCGGCAT GCTCTTTTGTCGTCTGACCCCTCCTTTGTGCCTTAACTTTCTGGGCCTGATTCACATGGACTCCGCCATCTCGCACCAGGACAGAATACAGACGTCCTACACCTCC ATCATGGGCTCTATGCGTGTGCTGTATTTTATATCGGATGGTTTCTACATCTATTATCCTATGCTGGTATTGCTGCTCTGCTTTGCAACTTTTTACAG CCTGGGTTCTCGCTGTTTGAACCTCCTGGGCTTCCATCAGTACATCACTGACGACCACTTAACCGCTGACCTGGTGGACGAAGGCAGGGAACTCATCAGAAGAG aaagaaggaaaatacaGAAAGCTGAGGATGGAGAAAACCGAAGATGG GCCTGGAGGGAGCGGTATGGCGTTCATGGGGCCACTGGGAAAACAAGAGCCGGTTACACAGAGTTGAACGATGACCAGAGCAGCCGTGTCACAGAGATCCAGAGCAGTG ccGTCACATTCACCAGACAAGACGGAgaggatgtggagcagaagagagGCTTACTGCGAGATCATTCCAGTGATGAAGACTCACCAAACCGAAG ACCCACAGGAGGGCGTTACCTTTCTCTGTCCCCTCCTCGGACAGGCATCTTTGACGATGTTTGA